A section of the Candidatus Poribacteria bacterium genome encodes:
- a CDS encoding Gfo/Idh/MocA family oxidoreductase, with the protein MRRIRIGVVGCGAIAQVHHLPNLTALHREFEVSIVCDLSQGAAQAVSKRFNVPQYVTDYNALLSSDVDAVLLCHGDPKTEVALAAFKAGKHVFIEKPVCFSLQEMDTMLAAQREADTVAQAGYMKVHDPAFQFAKREVDAMESYRFVQINHLHPNNSLHLSQFDVERFDDVPTDAFKPAGAAREQAQAEAIGDVLSQAGLESDIQSKAARVFYLLAGSMIHDIYSLRVMLGSPSEVVSAEVWAEGRGVTIVFGYPNGARCVATWVDLPDLWDFKETLEIYGDTKRVIVSYPTGFSRGILSEVTIHGIDTDGTTYSKTPAIEWESAFVRELRHFHACITQGEPCYTSLESARNDIALIIDIVRCYAERKPIVCEKG; encoded by the coding sequence ATGAGGCGTATACGGATAGGTGTTGTCGGATGTGGCGCAATCGCGCAAGTTCATCATCTCCCCAATCTCACCGCACTTCATCGGGAATTTGAGGTATCCATCGTTTGCGATCTTTCACAGGGCGCAGCACAAGCAGTCTCGAAACGGTTCAATGTCCCGCAATATGTAACGGATTACAATGCGTTGCTCAGCTCAGATGTGGATGCCGTTCTGCTGTGCCACGGGGATCCAAAGACGGAAGTCGCACTCGCTGCGTTTAAGGCGGGGAAACATGTTTTCATTGAAAAACCCGTCTGTTTTTCACTTCAAGAAATGGATACGATGCTCGCCGCCCAACGTGAAGCAGACACCGTCGCACAAGCCGGGTATATGAAGGTCCATGATCCAGCCTTCCAATTCGCCAAGCGTGAAGTGGATGCAATGGAGAGTTATCGTTTTGTGCAGATCAACCATCTCCATCCGAATAACAGTTTACACCTGAGCCAATTCGATGTCGAGCGGTTTGACGATGTTCCTACGGACGCATTTAAGCCTGCCGGCGCGGCACGTGAACAAGCACAGGCAGAAGCCATTGGTGATGTCCTTTCACAAGCCGGACTCGAAAGCGACATCCAAAGCAAGGCAGCGCGGGTGTTCTACTTGCTTGCGGGTAGCATGATTCACGACATCTACAGTTTACGGGTAATGCTCGGTTCGCCGAGTGAGGTGGTGAGCGCGGAAGTCTGGGCGGAAGGACGCGGTGTGACGATCGTGTTTGGGTATCCGAACGGTGCACGCTGTGTCGCGACATGGGTCGATCTGCCGGATCTCTGGGACTTTAAAGAAACGCTGGAAATCTACGGCGACACCAAACGCGTGATTGTCTCCTATCCGACCGGTTTTTCACGGGGTATCCTGTCAGAGGTAACGATACACGGGATAGATACCGATGGCACGACCTATAGCAAGACACCGGCTATTGAATGGGAGAGCGCGTTTGTGCGGGAATTGCGTCATTTCCATGCGTGTATCACACAAGGTGAACCGTGTTATACCTCGCTGGAATCCGCGCGGAACGACATCGCACTCATTATTGACATTGTGCGGTGCTATGCCGAACGAAAACCTATTGTATGTGAAAAAGGATAG